From a region of the Phaseolus vulgaris cultivar G19833 chromosome 6, P. vulgaris v2.0, whole genome shotgun sequence genome:
- the LOC137831007 gene encoding ABC transporter G family member 23: MAACLNPPRLSSTEDDSVILFSTSNSPQDSISPSSSSFHHSPPPSLHQFRTAYKLSVRNLSYTLQPYKTTSFSFCHQSKTPEPLNILNSISFVTRSSEIVVVAGPSGTGKSTLLRIMAGRVKDEEFDPRSISINDLPMTSPAQLRKICGFVAQEDNLLPMLTVRETLLFSAKFRLKEMTPKDRELRVESLLQELGLLHVAHSFVGDEENRGISGGERKRVSIGVDMIHNPPILLLDEPTSGLDSTSALQVIELLSSIVKAKQRIVVLSIHQPSYRILQYVSKFLILSHGSVVHNGSLEQLEETISKLGFQIPTQLNALEFSMEIIRRLEDSGSMYETSIIEEKEPFPHLMWPEEENCGIQIAQSQCTKESFSSLCYAYLIEILFLCSRFWKIIYRTKQLFLARTLQALVGGFGLGSVYVKIGRDEGGVAERLGLFAFSLSFLLSSTVEALPIYLQERSVLMKEASRGAYRISSYMIANTFVFLPFLFVVSTLFAVPVYWLVGLNPSLSAFTFFTFVVWLIVLMASSLVLFLSAVSPDFISGNSLICTVLGAFFLFSGYFIPKESIPKYWLFMYYVSLYRYPLDALLTNEYWNVRNECFSHQIEGSQCLITGFDVLKSRGLERDNRWMNVGIMLGFFVLYRVLCWIILARKASKTTI, from the coding sequence ATGGCAGCATGCTTGAATCCTCCTAGGCTATCTAGCACTGAAGATGACTCTGTGATACTCTTCTCAACTTCTAATTCTCCTCAAGACTCCATTAgtccttcttcttcctctttccaCCATTCACCGCCACCATCACTACATCAATTCAGAACTGCATATAAACTTTCTGTGAGAAATCTCTCCTACACTTTGCAGCCTTACAAGACCACTTCCTTTTCATTTTGTCACCAGAGTAAAACACCAGAGCCCTTAAATATACTCAACTCAATCTCTTTTGTCACCAGAAGTTCTGAGATTGTTGTTGTCGCTGGTCCTAGTGGAACAGGAAAGTCTACCCTTCTGCGAATCATGGCAGGAAGGGTAAAAGATGAAGAATTTGATCCTAGAAGTATTTCAATCAATGATCTGCCTATGACTAGTCCAGCTCAGTTGAGGAAGATATGTGGCTTTGTGGCACAAGAGGACAATTTGCTTCCTATGCTGACTGTGAGAGAAACTTTGTTGTTTAGTGCAAAGTTTAGGCTAAAAGAAATGACACCAAAAGACAGAGAGTTGAGGGTAGAAAGCTTGTTGCAAGAGCTAGGACTTTTACATGTTGCACATAGTTTTGTTGGGGATGAAGAGAATAGAGGAATATCTGGTGGAGAGAGGAAAAGGGTGTCAATTGGAGTTGACATGATTCACAATCCTCCAATTTTGCTCCTAGATGAACCAACTTCAGGTCTGGACAGCACTTCAGCCTTGCAAGTCATAGAGTTACTGTCATCAATTGttaaagcaaagcaaaggaTAGTGGTTCTTTCAATCCACCAACCCAGCTATAGAATATTGCAGTATGTTTCCAAGTTCTTGATCCTCTCTCATGGTTCAGTTGTTCACAATGGTAGCCTAGAACAACTAGAGGAAACCATAAGTAAACTGGGATTTCAAATTCCAACACAGCTGAATGCTTTAGAATTCTCTATGGAAATTATACGACGGTTGGAAGATTCCGGTTCCATGTATGAAACTTCCATAATTGAGGAAAAGGAGCCATTTCCACACCTCATGTGGCCAGAGGAAGAAAACTGTGGAATCCAAATTGCCCAATCACAATGTACCAAGGAAAGTTTTAGCAGTCTTTGTTATGCATACTTGATAGAGATACTGTTTTTGTGCTCAAGATTTTGGAAGATCATTTATAGAACAAAACAACTTTTCTTGGCCAGAACATTGCAAGCACTAGTTGGTGGCTTTGGTCTAGGAAGTGTTTATGTAAAGATAGGAAGGGATGAAGGAGGAGTTGCAGAAAGGTTAGGTCTATTTGCATTTAGTCTTAGTTTTCTCCTCTCTTCTACTGTTGAAGCACTTCCAATATACCTTCAAGAGAGGAGTGTTTTGATGAAAGAAGCCTCCAGGGGAGCCTATAGGATTTCCTCTTACATGATAGCTAACACTTTTGTTTTCCTTCCTTTCTTGTTTGTGGTATCCACACTTTTTGCTGTTCCTGTTTATTGGCTTGTAGGACTCAATCCATCCCTTTCTGCCTTCACCTTCTTCACTTTTGTGGTGTGGCTCATTGTGCTCATGGCAAGTTCTCTTGTGCTCTTCTTAAGTGCAGTATCTCCTGATTTTATTTCAGGGAACTCCCTCATCTGCACAGTTCTTGGAGCCTTCTTCCTCTTCTCAGGATACTTCATTCCAAAGGAAAGCATCCCAAAGTATTGGCTTTTCATGTACTACGTGTCCCTCTATAGGTACCCTTTGGATGCACTCCTCACTAATGAGTACTGGAATGTTAGAAACGAGTGTTTCTCACATCAAATAGAGGGATCACAGTGCTTGATCACAGGGTTTGATGTGTTGAAGAGTAGAGGACTTGAAAGGGATAACAGGTGGATGAATGTGGGAATAATGCTGGGATTCTTTGTGTTGTATCGTGTGCTTTGTTGGATAATTCTTGCAAGAAAGGCCTCTAAGAcaacaatataa